The window GATTTCATCAAGCGCGCCATCGGTTTGCCGGGCGACGTGGTGGAAGTGCGGGACAAAAAAGTCATCCTCAACGGCCGGCCCCTGGACGAAGCCTACACCCATATCGCCGACCCCAACGTGTACCCGCGCCCCTGGTTGACCCGGGCGGCCGCGGGCGGCGGACGGGTGGCGGTGAAAGGCCGCGAGGTCTTTTTGGACGGGCGGCGGGTGGACGAGTCCCAATTCTTTTACGACGACGCGTTCACCGTCCTGCGGGCGACGGCGGCTTTTCAATCGATTTGGGAAAACGGCCGCCTGGCCCGCTGGGAGAATTTCGGGTTCCGGGACAACTTCGGCCCGGTCCGCGTTCCGGAAAACCATTATCTGGTCATGGGGGACAACCGGGACCATTCCTACGATTCCCGTTTCTGGGGCCCCCTGCCCGACACCCACCTAAAGGGCCGCGCTTGGGTTCTGTACTGGCCGCTCGCGCGGAAAAAACTCATCAAGTGATCGGCTCCCCGGTCCCTGGCTTTGGCGATATTCTGGCCGGGCGAATTTGCGGGGCGACCAGGAGAGACGAAGAAGCATAGCGGGACTATGTGACTGAGGAGCGACGCCGCTCGCCGCGCAAAGGCGCCCGGCCCCTTCGGGGGAGCCCTCTTTTGCCCGGCTTCTTCGTTGCTCCTCGGTTACGATGGGCCCGCATCGTGCCCTCGTCGCGCCTCGAATCCAGTCAAAAGGGGGCTCCCAGAATGTCACCAAAGCCAGGGACCGGGGCGCAGGCCGCCACCGGCCTTTACCTGCACGTCCCCTTCTGTTCCGTCAAGTGCCGCTTTTGCGATTTCGCCGCCTACCCGGGTCGGCGGGGGGAAATCTCCCGTTATTTGGAATCCCTGTCCAAGGAGATCGCCCAGCGCGCGGAAGAAAATCCCCGGTCCCTGGACACCCTTTACGTCGGGGGGGGGACGCCTTCGCTGTTGTCCGGGGAGGAAATCGAGCGTCTGCTGGCCGAGGTGGACCGCCGTTTTTCAAAAACCCCGGAATTTGAATCCAGCCTGGAGTGCAACCCCGAAACCTTGACCGTTGAAAAACTGGAAGCCCTGCGCCGCGCGGGGGTCAACCGGCTCAGTTTGGGATTGCAAACGACCGAGGACCCGCTGTTGAAGGCCCTGGGGCGGTCCCACGACCTGCGGACCTTCCACGGCGCCTATCGCGCGGCCCGGGACGTGGGGTTCGGCAACCTCAACATCGATTTGATGTACGGCCTGCCGGGCCAGACCCGGACGGGTTGGATGGACACCGTCAAGCGCGTGATCGACCTTGCCCCGGAGCACGTGTCGGCCTACGCTTTGACCGTGCAGGAGGAGACGTATTTCCACCGGTCGGGCGTCGTGCCCGACGACGACTTGCAGGCGGACATGTACGAGGAGGCCGCCGACGCGTTGATCGCGGCCGGGTTCGGGCATTACGAGATTTCCAATTTCGCCAAGCCCGGGCGGGAATGCCGCCACAACCTGCGCTACTGGCGCAACCAGGACTGCCTGGGGGCGGGGGTGTCCGCCGCCCGGTACGACGGCCGTACGCGGCGGACGAACACGGACAACCTGTCGGTGTACCTATTGGCCATGGAGGGCGGGCAGACGCCGGTGGTGGAAGAGACGGCGCTGACGGAGGCCGAGCGTCTGGGCGAGGACTTGATGCTGGGTCTGCGGCTGGCCGAGGGCGTGGCGCCCTCGGCGGCGGCGGCGCGGCTTTACGGCGCGGCGCTGGAGGAGGCCCTGGCGGAGGGCCTGTTGCGCAAAGAGGGGGGGCGCTATTTCCCCAGTCGAAAAGGCTGGCGGCTGTCGAACGCGTTGTTCGTGAAACTGTTGGCGCCGGGGAAGCCGGCGTCCTAGATCGGCGGAAGGGCGGGGTCGATTTTTAGTTCGAACCGTTCCCGACGGATTTCAGCTCTTTGCGAATGTCCGCCCAGGCCGCTTTCATGTCGGC of the Elusimicrobiota bacterium genome contains:
- the hemW gene encoding radical SAM family heme chaperone HemW — translated: MSPKPGTGAQAATGLYLHVPFCSVKCRFCDFAAYPGRRGEISRYLESLSKEIAQRAEENPRSLDTLYVGGGTPSLLSGEEIERLLAEVDRRFSKTPEFESSLECNPETLTVEKLEALRRAGVNRLSLGLQTTEDPLLKALGRSHDLRTFHGAYRAARDVGFGNLNIDLMYGLPGQTRTGWMDTVKRVIDLAPEHVSAYALTVQEETYFHRSGVVPDDDLQADMYEEAADALIAAGFGHYEISNFAKPGRECRHNLRYWRNQDCLGAGVSAARYDGRTRRTNTDNLSVYLLAMEGGQTPVVEETALTEAERLGEDLMLGLRLAEGVAPSAAAARLYGAALEEALAEGLLRKEGGRYFPSRKGWRLSNALFVKLLAPGKPAS